The Candidatus Manganitrophus noduliformans genome includes a window with the following:
- a CDS encoding lipopolysaccharide assembly protein LapA domain-containing protein, with translation MKQIKVFIGITLLFLVILFVLQNVEPVTLQFLLWSFSLSRALMFFIIFALGIIVGWALGSLSRGRPG, from the coding sequence GTGAAACAAATCAAGGTCTTCATCGGAATCACCCTTCTTTTTCTGGTCATCCTCTTTGTGCTTCAAAATGTGGAACCGGTGACCCTCCAGTTCCTCCTCTGGAGTTTTTCACTCTCCCGCGCGTTGATGTTCTTCATCATCTTTGCGCTCGGGATCATCGTCGGGTGGGCGCTCGGGAGCCTCTCCCGGGGCCGGCCCGGATAA
- a CDS encoding HAD-IIB family hydrolase — translation MRYYALATDYDGTLATEGRVDEATLAALERLRNSGRRLILVTGRELDELLQVFPQVDLFESVVAENGALLYRPATREIKLLAEAPPARFAETLRARGVGPLSVGRVIVATWTPHETAVLETIRELGLELQVIFNKGAVMVLPSGVNKATGLAAALEALGLSPHNTVGVGDAENDHAFLHLCEASVAVANALPSLKEQADWVTQGSRGAGVTELIDHLLAADLADLEPRLTRHEVPLGRREGEETVQLKPYGVSVLLAGTSGGGKSTLATGFLERLSEKGYQFCIIDPEGDYQNLEGAVVLGTPQRAPTVAEAIQLIEAPDQNVAINLLGITMEDRPAYFEGLLTAVMELRARTGRPHWIVIDETHHLLPAAWAPALLTVPKELQGFLLITVHPDRISRAVLASIDLIIAIGSNPEETIRTFSETLGEPAPSVPPVSLEPGEAIAWWRRPKSEPFWFRSIPPRGERLRHLRKYAEGELGADKSFYFRGPEGKLNLRAQNLTLFLQLADGVDNETWMHHLRQGDYSRWFREAIKDDPLADEAAQIEAARDLSAEESRARIRERIEARYTHPA, via the coding sequence ATGCGCTATTACGCACTTGCGACCGATTACGACGGAACACTCGCCACGGAAGGCCGGGTAGACGAAGCGACATTGGCGGCGCTGGAACGATTGCGGAACTCCGGCCGGCGGTTGATTCTCGTCACCGGCCGGGAGCTGGACGAGCTCCTTCAGGTCTTCCCGCAGGTCGATCTTTTTGAAAGCGTGGTCGCCGAAAACGGCGCCTTGCTTTATCGCCCGGCGACCCGCGAGATCAAACTTCTCGCCGAAGCGCCGCCGGCGCGTTTTGCCGAGACCCTGCGCGCTCGGGGAGTCGGTCCCCTCTCGGTCGGACGGGTCATCGTGGCGACCTGGACGCCGCACGAGACCGCGGTCCTCGAAACGATCCGCGAGCTGGGGCTGGAGCTTCAGGTGATCTTCAACAAAGGGGCGGTGATGGTTCTTCCCTCCGGGGTGAACAAGGCGACCGGGCTCGCCGCCGCCCTCGAAGCGCTCGGTCTCTCACCGCACAACACCGTCGGCGTCGGCGACGCGGAGAACGACCATGCTTTTCTCCATCTCTGTGAAGCCTCCGTGGCGGTCGCGAACGCCCTCCCGTCGTTGAAAGAACAGGCCGACTGGGTGACCCAAGGGAGCCGCGGCGCCGGGGTGACCGAGCTGATCGATCATCTCCTGGCCGCCGATCTGGCCGATCTGGAGCCGCGTCTGACGCGGCATGAGGTCCCCCTCGGCCGGCGCGAAGGGGAAGAGACGGTTCAACTGAAGCCGTATGGCGTGAGCGTCCTTCTCGCCGGCACCTCGGGCGGGGGCAAATCGACGCTGGCGACCGGTTTCCTCGAGCGGCTCTCGGAAAAAGGATACCAATTTTGCATCATCGACCCGGAGGGAGATTACCAGAACCTGGAGGGGGCGGTGGTCCTCGGAACCCCCCAGCGCGCGCCGACGGTGGCGGAGGCGATCCAGCTCATCGAAGCGCCGGATCAAAATGTGGCGATCAACCTCCTGGGGATCACGATGGAGGATCGGCCCGCTTATTTCGAAGGGCTGCTGACCGCCGTGATGGAATTGCGGGCGCGGACCGGCCGGCCGCATTGGATCGTGATCGACGAGACCCATCACCTCCTTCCCGCCGCTTGGGCCCCCGCCCTCCTGACCGTCCCGAAAGAGCTCCAGGGGTTCCTGCTGATCACCGTTCATCCCGACCGCATATCGCGCGCCGTCCTCGCCTCGATCGACCTGATTATCGCGATCGGATCGAACCCGGAAGAGACGATTCGCACCTTCAGCGAAACGCTCGGGGAGCCCGCGCCGTCGGTCCCGCCGGTCTCGCTGGAGCCGGGGGAGGCGATCGCCTGGTGGCGGCGGCCGAAGAGCGAGCCGTTCTGGTTCCGCAGCATTCCCCCCCGCGGCGAGCGGCTCCGCCACCTGCGCAAATATGCCGAGGGAGAGCTCGGCGCCGACAAGAGTTTCTACTTCCGCGGGCCCGAGGGAAAACTCAATTTGCGGGCGCAGAATCTCACCCTCTTTCTCCAATTGGCGGACGGGGTGGACAACGAGACCTGGATGCATCATCTCCGGCAGGGGGATTACTCCCGCTGGTTCCGGGAGGCGATCAAAGACGATCCGCTCGCCGACGAAGCGGCGCAGATCGAGGCGGCGCGCGATCTCTCCGCCGAAGAGAGCCGCGCCCGGATTCGGGAGAGGATTGAGGCGCGTTATACCCACCCCGCCTGA
- a CDS encoding acyl-CoA dehydrogenase family protein: MPFQGVDFLHLDDELKPEERMIRDEVRRWVEAQVLPIIVPHYEAGTFPMTLIPQMAAMGLLGANLDPKYGCAGLNSVAYGLINQELERGDSGLRSFVSVQSGLVMWPIAEYGSEAQKDRWLPKMARGETIGCFGLTEPDFGSNPEGMITRAEKRGAEYILNGTKMWITNGTIADVALIWAKDDQEIIRGFLVEKGTPGFQQNKVTDKFSLRASDTGELVLQDVHIPEANRLPGTDGIKSTLRCLNQARYGIAWGAIGAAAACYDRALTYAKERVQFTRPIAGYQLVQQKLVEMLTEITKMQPLALRLGRLKDQGRLSHVQISMGKRNNVFHALRIARVARDILGANGIMYEHQIARHLCNLESVYTYEGTHDIHTLILGEHITGLSAFT, translated from the coding sequence ATGCCTTTTCAAGGGGTCGATTTCCTCCACCTGGACGACGAGCTGAAACCGGAAGAGCGGATGATCCGCGACGAAGTCCGGCGGTGGGTCGAAGCGCAGGTGCTTCCGATCATCGTCCCCCACTATGAGGCGGGGACCTTTCCGATGACGCTGATCCCGCAGATGGCCGCGATGGGGCTCCTCGGCGCCAACCTCGATCCGAAATACGGCTGCGCGGGGCTCAACAGCGTCGCCTACGGCTTGATCAATCAAGAATTGGAGCGGGGCGATTCCGGCCTGCGGAGTTTCGTCTCGGTTCAATCGGGCCTGGTGATGTGGCCGATCGCGGAGTACGGATCGGAAGCGCAGAAAGATCGCTGGCTCCCGAAGATGGCGCGGGGCGAGACGATCGGCTGCTTCGGCCTGACCGAGCCCGATTTCGGCTCGAACCCGGAGGGGATGATCACCCGCGCCGAGAAACGCGGCGCCGAATATATTCTCAATGGGACCAAGATGTGGATCACCAATGGGACGATCGCCGACGTGGCGCTGATCTGGGCCAAGGACGATCAGGAGATCATCCGCGGTTTTCTGGTGGAGAAGGGAACCCCGGGCTTCCAACAAAACAAGGTGACCGATAAATTTTCTCTTCGCGCCTCCGACACCGGCGAGTTGGTCCTCCAGGACGTCCACATTCCGGAGGCGAATCGCCTTCCGGGAACCGACGGGATCAAATCGACCCTCCGCTGCCTGAATCAAGCCCGATACGGGATCGCCTGGGGGGCGATCGGCGCGGCGGCGGCCTGTTACGATCGGGCGTTGACCTACGCCAAGGAGCGGGTCCAGTTCACCCGCCCGATCGCCGGCTACCAACTCGTCCAGCAAAAGCTGGTCGAGATGCTCACCGAGATCACGAAGATGCAGCCGCTCGCCCTTCGTCTCGGGCGGCTCAAAGATCAAGGCCGGTTGAGCCACGTCCAGATCTCGATGGGAAAGCGGAACAATGTGTTTCATGCCCTCCGGATCGCGCGGGTCGCCCGCGACATCCTCGGCGCCAACGGCATCATGTACGAGCACCAAATCGCGCGGCACCTCTGCAATCTGGAGTCGGTCTACACCTATGAAGGGACGCACGACATCCACACGCTTATCCTCGGCGAGCACATCACGGGACTGTCGGCGTTTACGTAG